CACGGATTTACACAGATTTGCACGGATTATTTTGTAGTAGAGACGTAAGGCATTACGTCTCTACTAAACCCGGTTCCTCAAGGTTTAAGGTAAACCAATTTCCCCGAATATACTTGGTCATCGCTATATAGGGTGATGATAGTTAGCTGGTTCGCCAGGTTGGAATTGAGGGGCAGGGTCACCTGAACGATCTGTGGTGAAACAGGTTCAATCAACAGGGAGGCGATCTTTCGTCCCCGTATGTCAAAGAGATCACCGTTCTTGATCTTGTCTGCCATGGGACCCGGTAGTACGAGTTTAACAATCTGTTCAGAACTCGGATTTGGATAGACCGGAATGTTGGTTGATTCAATATCCTGCAGTTTCTGGAATAAATGACTCAGGTCAGGAAGCCCGTGCCCATAAACATTATCCGGACTGGCAGCCTGGTCTCCATTCTGGTGAAATAGGGCAATGACCGAATCAGGTTTCAATTCTGGGTGAGCCTGCAGCAGCAGGGCTGATAATCCGGCCACCAGAGGTGTTGAAAAAGAAGTGCCATTGCTCCGTTGGTAACCGTCAATACTGGAAGCCATGTAAACAGATACTCCCATGGCAACCACATCTGGCTTAATGCGTCCATCATAGGTAGGGCCGCGACTGGAGAAGTAAGCAATCTCCCCCTCGGCAGTTACAGCACCTACAGACAGCACGTGCCGACTGTCAGCCGGTGGCCAGATACTACCCGTTGAAGGTCCATCATTACTAGCTGAATTCACCACCAGAATGCCCCGTTCAGCAGCGATATTGGCAGCTCGTGAGATAATGGTAGTTTCGCCATCAATGGCCGAGTCGGGATAGTCTTCGGCAGTTCCATCAAAATCGCGGTAATTGAGGGAGGAAGAAATGATATCTACACCTAGGGAGTCAGCCCATTCCAGGGCGGCCACCCAATTGTCTTCCTCGATCCGGGATTCCCCGATCACGTTTTCTGTGCGGGCCAATAAAAAAGAAGCTCCATAAGCTGGGCCGATCAATTCACCAGGAGAATAGCCACCTAGCACACTAAGCACGCTAATACCGTGTGAGTGTCCCACGCCGTTTGGATCAACTTCATGATCAACAAAATCATGACGTCCCCAAATATCCAGCTCATCAAAAACAGGATGATCTGTGAGGAAACCAGTGTCAAATACGCCGATCAGAACCCCGGAACCATCATAACCCAGGTCGTGGATCGCAGGAATATTCAACATCTCATTCTGAGCCAGGGATTGCCCATAGGGTAAATTAGAAATCCGGGCAAGTTGGGTGTTAATCTGGTCTTGTCGGGGTGCCGTGAATACACTTCTGGCAACTGGTTTAAGCTGTGTAACAAAGGGGAGCTGGATAAGATAATTAAGTCCGACATCATCTTCGAGCTCTAGACTAACGGCATTTAAGAGTCTTGAGGCATGTCTGATCTTGAAACCCGCAGATCTCAATGTAGCCAGATGATTTGGTGAGACCGAAAAATCTCTAATTGGTTGTGGAGAACCCTTTAGGGACAGCCTGGCATCAGCTCTGGCGGTCAGTTGAACTTCAATTCTAGTCGAATCATCTTCAAAAAAGACCCAGTATGGATTACCGGCCAACACAAAGGTCAGGGTGGCAAATGAGAGAAATATCACACGAACAAGAAACATGGCACAAAAGTAGAAGAAGATAGCGGTTTATGAACAGAAGTTTTTTACTTTCCGGCTTGGAGTGTTATTGTATCCTTTTGCAATGAGTGTCATAAACAAAATGGAGATTCATCATGGTCAACCATCTACATAAATTATTGTTGCTACTGATCATTCCTGGAATCCTGCTATCTAAAAGCATGTCACTTTCCTCCATGCAGAAACTCTCTCCAGATCTTCAAGCTCTGGTTGCTGAAAAAGATCCAGAGAATGCTCATTTGACGGACA
This window of the Candidatus Neomarinimicrobiota bacterium genome carries:
- a CDS encoding S8 family serine peptidase; translation: MFLVRVIFLSFATLTFVLAGNPYWVFFEDDSTRIEVQLTARADARLSLKGSPQPIRDFSVSPNHLATLRSAGFKIRHASRLLNAVSLELEDDVGLNYLIQLPFVTQLKPVARSVFTAPRQDQINTQLARISNLPYGQSLAQNEMLNIPAIHDLGYDGSGVLIGVFDTGFLTDHPVFDELDIWGRHDFVDHEVDPNGVGHSHGISVLSVLGGYSPGELIGPAYGASFLLARTENVIGESRIEEDNWVAALEWADSLGVDIISSSLNYRDFDGTAEDYPDSAIDGETTIISRAANIAAERGILVVNSASNDGPSTGSIWPPADSRHVLSVGAVTAEGEIAYFSSRGPTYDGRIKPDVVAMGVSVYMASSIDGYQRSNGTSFSTPLVAGLSALLLQAHPELKPDSVIALFHQNGDQAASPDNVYGHGLPDLSHLFQKLQDIESTNIPVYPNPSSEQIVKLVLPGPMADKIKNGDLFDIRGRKIASLLIEPVSPQIVQVTLPLNSNLANQLTIITLYSDDQVYSGKLVYLKP